Proteins from a genomic interval of Liolophura sinensis isolate JHLJ2023 chromosome 3, CUHK_Ljap_v2, whole genome shotgun sequence:
- the LOC135463548 gene encoding isocitrate dehydrogenase [NADP], mitochondrial-like translates to MTRIIWEKIKDELIFPYVNVDCKYYDLGLPHRDATDDQVTIDAANAIKEHSVGIKCATITPDEERVKEFNLKKMWLSPNGTIRNILGGTVFREPIICKNIPRLVPGWTEAIIIGRHAHGDQYKATDFVVTEPGTFEMVFTPAKGGEVKKMKVFDFKEGGVGMGMYNTDESIRGFAHSCMQYALMKKWPLYMSTKNTILKRYDGRFKDIFEEIYQSKYKGDFEKNKIWYEHRLIDDMVAQGIKSSGGFVWACKNYDGDVQSDVVAQGYGSLGLMTSVLMCPDGKTIEAEAAHGTVTRHYREHQKGNPTSTNPVASIFAWTRGLEHRGKLDNNNDLIKFAGGLEKACVETVHSGKMTKDLAGCIYGIKNVTPDQYLNTMDFLGAIREEFDRQNK, encoded by the exons ATGACCAGAATTATTTGGGAGAAAATCAAGGATGAG TTGATTTTCCCATACGTGAACGTTGATTGTAAATATTACGACTTGGGACTGCCTCACCGAGATGCCACTGACGATCAGGTGACCATCGACGCAGCCAATGCCATCAAAGAACAcagtgttggcatcaaatgtGCCACCATCACTCCAGATGAGGAAAGGGTCAAAG AGTTTAACCTTAAGAAGATGTGGCTCAGCCCAAATGGCACAATCCGAAATATCCTGGGAGGAACAGTGTTCCGTGAGCCAATTATCTGTAAGAACATTCCCCGTCTTGTCCCTGGTTGGACAGAGGCCATCATCATTGGCAGACACGCCCATGGAGACCAG TACAAAGCCACAGACTTTGTTGTGACCGAGCCTGGAACCTTTGAGATGGTTTTCACACCTGCCAAAGGTGGCGAGGTGAAAAAGATGAAGGTGTTTGACTTCAAAGAAGGCGGAGTCGGCATGGGAATGTACAACACAGATGAG tcaATTCGTGGCTTTGCACACAGTTGTATGCAATATGCTTTGATGAAGAAATGGCCGCTCTACATGAGCACAAAGAACACAATCCTGAAACGTTATGACGGACGCTTCAAGGACATATTTGAGGAGATTTACCAAAG caAGTACAAGGGTGATTTTGAGAAGAACAAGATCTGGTATGAACATCGTCTCATTGATGACATGGTTGCCCAGGGCATCAAGTCTTCCGGCGGATTTGTGTGGGCGTGCAAGAACTACGACGGTGACGTGCAATCTGATGTCGTCGCTCAAG GTTATGGGTCGCTGGGTCTGATGACTAGTGTGTTGATGTGCCCCGACGGAAAGACGATTGAGGCAGAGGCTGCGCACGGAACTGTCACAAGACATTACAGAGAACATCAAAAG GGCAACCCAACCAGTACCAATCCAGTGGCCAGTATCTTCGCATGGACTCGCGGATTGGAACATCGTGGAAAGcttgacaacaacaacgatcTGATCAA attcGCTGGTGGTCTGGAGAAGGCATGTGTGGAAACTGTTCACAGCGGAAAGATGACAAAGGATTTGGCAGGCTGCATCTATGGCATCAAAAA TGTGACACCAGACCAGTATCTAAACACCATGGATTTCCTTGGGGCCATACGAGAGGAGTTTGATCGTCAAAACAAGTGA